A region of the Planctomycetia bacterium genome:
CCTATGCTCTCGTGCTGCACGAGTTGAAGCAGACGGTCGCCCAGATGTCCGACAGCGGGCTGATTCACGAACTTCTCGAAGCCGACAATCATCCGGTTCTGTTTCACGACTTCATCCGCGCCGCCGAGGCCGCCGGATTGCAGTACCTGACCGAAGCGACCTTCGCCGACCGCGCCGACCTAGGCGTAAAGCCCGACGTGCTCGGGCGGCTCCGTGAGCAACACGGCGAGATCGGCAGCGAACAGTATCTCGATTTTTTCAACGGTCAGTCGTTTCGTCGCACGCTGCTGTGCCGTTGCGAAGTAACTCTAGATCGTTCGATTCGCAGCGAACAAGTCGACGATTTCCTCGTCGCGTCATCCGCCGAGACCGTGCTCGCCAACGCCGATTTGGCCGGCGATACGTCGGTGCGGTTCGTGACCATTCACGGCGTCGCCACATCGAGTCATCGACCGATCTTCAAGATAGCGCTGGTCTTGCTCGCGGCGCAATACCCGTTGGCGATTCCTTTCCCCGAACTGTGCCAGAAAATCGGTCTGCAACTCGGGCGAACCTTGCGCGACGACGAGATCGTCGCGCTACGAGGAGAACTGCTGAGCCGATTCATGATGGAGAAAGAGGTAATCGAACTGCGCCTGAGCCAGCCCTTGTTCACTTATCAGCCCGGCCCGCTGCCGCTGGCGAGCTCAGTGGCAATGTATCAAGCCGCGCAAGGATGGCCGCTGGTCACGCTGACGCACAAAATGACAGGGATTCCTGACTCGAACATGACGCACTTGCTGCCATTGCTGGATGGCGAACACAACTGGGAGCAATTGGTCGACTGCTTGGCGAATGCCAACGTCAGCGAAGCTCGTGCGTCAACATCGTCTTCGTGCGAGCCGCATCAAGAGGTTCTTCGCAAGGCGCTGGCTTATTTCGCCCGCCATGGCCTGCTGGTGCAGTGAGCAGCTGCCGGTCGCGGCCGTTCGACGAGCACATCAGCACAGGCGGGCTGCGAAGTTCTTCCCGGCTGGTAAAATATTCGACGCTACAGCCTTATTTGGGAGCAACCTGCGTGGTCTACTGTTG
Encoded here:
- a CDS encoding class I SAM-dependent methyltransferase; this translates as MQPTDIATFYDQVPYPRLAYHYTHPDRMAVIGRLFGMQPKSVAHCRVLELGCAAGANLVPLAYTLPRSEFVGVDLSIRQIAEARAMAAALNLDNVRLEQMDLCELNASYGEFDYVVAHGLYSWVPECVQSQVLDVCASVLAPHGIVYVSYNAFPGCHLRRMLRGMAMYHVRSVEHPREIAPQVRGLIEFLAAMARPADSPYALVLHELKQTVAQMSDSGLIHELLEADNHPVLFHDFIRAAEAAGLQYLTEATFADRADLGVKPDVLGRLREQHGEIGSEQYLDFFNGQSFRRTLLCRCEVTLDRSIRSEQVDDFLVASSAETVLANADLAGDTSVRFVTIHGVATSSHRPIFKIALVLLAAQYPLAIPFPELCQKIGLQLGRTLRDDEIVALRGELLSRFMMEKEVIELRLSQPLFTYQPGPLPLASSVAMYQAAQGWPLVTLTHKMTGIPDSNMTHLLPLLDGEHNWEQLVDCLANANVSEARASTSSSCEPHQEVLRKALAYFARHGLLVQ